CTCAGAAGAAGCCTGTGGAGATATGAACCAGCGTGGCGGCGGCAACTTTGCCAAAGCGATAGCAGAAAAAGCAGGCTGTGTAAATGCCACAGGTAGCGATACCAGAGGTTTCTGTGCAGGTCCAGCCCATTCACTAATTAACGGTGCAGCTCTAGTTAAAGCAGGAGTCTATGAGCAGGTTGCAGTTGTAGCCGGGGGAGCAGTAGCTAAATTAGGCATGAACGGTAAAGATAATGTCAAAAAAGAAACACCTGTCTTAGAAGATACCCTTGGCGGCTTTGCAGTTTTAATTACAGCCGATGATGGCGTAAGCCCGGTTCTAAGAACCGATGCCCTTGGCAAACATACTGTCGGTAAAGGCTCATCACCACAGGCAGTAATCTCAGCATTAGTCACCGATGGCCTGGATAAAGCAGGGCTAAAGATGTCTGATGTCGATAAATACTCAGTCGAGATGCAAAACCCTGAGATGACCGAACCGGCTGGAGCAGGTAATGTGCCTGAAGCCAATTACAAGATGATAGCAGCTCTAGGTGTTAAAAGAGGCGACCTTGAAAGAAAAGACTTAATGAAATTTGTTGAAGAACATGGTATGCCAGGCTTTGCGCCAACCCAGGGCCATATTCCATCAGGAGTACCCTTTATCGGGCCGGCAGCAGAGATGATGGCAGCTGATAAATTAAATAGAGCAATGATTATCGGTAAAGGCAGTCTCTTTTTAGCCAGAATGACCAATCAGTTTGACGGAGTTTCATTCCTTATGGAGAAAAATACCGGTCAGGGCTCAAAAGAAGAGACAGCCGATAAAGAAGAGATTAAATCAATGATAGCTCAAGCCATGCGCGGTATGGCAGAGAGCTTAATAGAAGACGATAAAGAGTAAGGAGGTGGCTTAAAATGGAAGCTAAAAGAGAAGTAGCAGCAGTCTTTAACGAGCTAGCAGATGCAATCGAGAGTGGCCAGTTTGGCAGCAAACAGAGGATAGCCCTGACAACTCCAGGGAGTGAACACGGCAGCAAGGAACTCCTTGACGGTGTTAGAAAACTTATCAGAAAGAGATCAGATATTCAGCCGGTGATAATCGGTGAAGAGGGTATTGAAAATTTCGATCACCATTATGCCGACTGCCTTGATGATGCCCACAGAATAATGGAAGAGCTTTTCACTCAAGGTGAAATAGATGGAGCAGTAACCCTCCATTACAACTTCCCAATGGGAGTGGCAACAGTCGGGAGAGTAATCTCACCGGCTTCAGGTGATGAGATGATTATAGCCACCACCACAGGAACATCGGCAACTGATAGAGTTGAGGCCATGGTCAGAAATGCCATTGCCGGAATAGCTTCAGCCAAAGCTATCGGGATCGACAATCCTGAAGTAGGTGTCTTGAATGTTGAAGGGGCCAGAAAAGTAGAGCAGGCCTTAAATAAGCTAAAGGATAATGGTTATGAGTTTGAGTTTGCCACCTCAGCCAGAAGCGATGGAGGCTCAGTCATGCGAGGTAATGACCTATTATTAGGCAGCACAGATGTTATGGTCTGTGATACCCTGACAGGTAATATCTTAATGAAACTATTTTCAGCCAGCCAGTCAGGCGGTAATATAGAAGTCTCAGGTTACGGCTATGGACCAGGCTTAGGCCCTGACCAGGATAATATTATCGGGATCGTCTCTAGAGCCTCTGGAGCCCCGGTAGTTGCAGGTGCCATGGAATATATGGCAGATGGAGCTAAAAATGACCTGACAGCTATTTACAATAGAGAGCTTAAATCAGCCGAGAAGGCCGGTTTAAAGGATATTATCGAGGACCTTAAGCCTAAGGCGAAAGAATCAACAGAAGCTGTTAAAGCCCCGGATAAGAAGCAGACAGGGGCAGAGATAGCAGGAATAGATGTCCTTGATATCGAGACAGCCAAAGAGACCCTCTGGGCAGAAGATATCTATGCCGAGACAGGCATGGGCTGTACCGGTCCAGTGATAATGATCAATGAAGAAGATAAAGCCGATGCTAAAGAAATATTAAAGAAATCAGGCTTTATCGGTTAAAGCATAATATACAATTCAAATGAATAATATACCCTGCTGGCAAGAAAAATCCCGGCAGGGTTTCATATATTTTTAAGGGACCTGACGGTTACCCGACGGTTACCAAGTAGTATCTCTTAACATATTTCACAAAGTATTAAAATAAATATTATCAAAAGAATACAGGTATATTTATACACTAACTTAATGCAAAACATGAATATCAAAAGTTACAAAAGAGATTTACATTGAATTAATTAAAAAAAATTGCAGGAATTCATCAACAAAAAGAGAAATAAATAATAAGGATTTTTTTAAAAAGCTTTTATGCAAACGATTTCGTTAATTTTATTAATTATCAAGCAAGAATAAAATAGGAGGCAAAATTATGAGTAAAAAAATTAAAGAAACAAAAGTTGCGTATTTCTGTATGGAATATGGATTGGATGAAAATTTACCGATTTATGCAGGTGGGCTTGGCATCCTGGCTGGTGATGTTTTAAAAGCAGCTAAAGAAAATGAATATCCATTAATCGGTATCGGCTTGCTCTGGCGTCAGGGTTATACAAATCAGATTATTGGCGATGATGACAGACCTGTAGATACTTATCCCCGCAATGACCATATTTATGACCTAGCTGAAGATACAGGTAAAGAGATAACTGTATCAATCAAAAATAAAGAAGTTATCTGCAAAATTTACAAACTTGACTGTTATGACAATTCAGAGCTTTATCTGCTGGATACCAATCATCCAGATAATGATGGTGAAGCAAAATGGATTACTGGTCAGCTTTATGGCTGGTTTAGCGAAGAAAGAATTGCCCAGGAAATTGTTCTTGGTATTGGTGGAATTAAAGCAATGAGAGAGCTGGATCTTGATATTGATGTATATCACTTCAATGAAGGCCATGCTGCTTTAGCTGCAACAGAGCTAATCAAAGAAAAACGTGCAAAAGGTGCAACATTTGAAGAAGCTTTAGAAGATGTCAGAGAAGAAGTTGTTTTTACAACCCATACTCCTGTCCCTCAGGGTAATGAAGAACATAGTCTGAAAACCCTGGAATATATGGGAGCATTTAATGGGCTGACAATTGATCAGATGGTTAGAATCGGTGGAGCGCCATTTAATATGACCGTTGCCGGCTTAAGATTATCATCAGTAGCCAATGGAGTTGCCCAACTTCATGGTGAGACAGCTAATAAGATGTGGGAAGATGTTGATGATAGGGCTCCAATCAAAGCCATAACCAATGGAGTTCATCTAAATACCTGGGTCGATCAAAGAATGATTGATGCTTATAAAGATAAAGGCGACCTGTGGTCAACTCATCAGGAAATAAAATCAGAACTTATTGATTTTGTTGCTGATAAAACTGGAACTGAGCTTGATGAAGATAAATTATTAATCGGTTTTGCCAGAAGAGCCGCTCCATATAAGAGAGCTGACCTGATCTTCTCAGATTTGGAAAAAATAAGACCATATTTTGAAAAAGGTGAAATTCAGATTATCTTTTCAGGAAAAGCTCATCCACTGGATGATACAGGGAAAGAGCTGGTTGAGATATTAGTAGAAATGACAAAAGAATTTCCTGATAGTGTTGTTTTCTTAGAAGATTATGACATGGAAATAGGCAGAATGTTAACGAGAGGAGTCGATGTCTGGTTGAATAATCCTCGGCGCCCAAAGGAAGCCAGTGGCACTTCTGGAATGAAGGCAGCAATGAATGGTATTCTTAATGTAAGTATCTTAGATGGCTGGTGGCCAGAGGCCTGCGAACATGGAGTTAATGGCTGGCAGTTTGGAGATGCTTTTGAAAGTGAAGATGTCGAGGAACAGGATAAGCATGATCTTGAAGCTCTGTATGAAGTTCTATTAGAAGAAGTATTACCAACCTATTATGATAAAAAAGATAAGTGGAAAAAGATGATGAGAGAGAGCATTGCTTCAACTTTAGAAAGATTTAATGCAAAGGTAATGATAGAAAATTACTATCAAATGATGTATAGCAAAAAAGTCAGAAAAAATGCAGACAGGAAATATTAATTAAATAGCTTAAATTAAGGTCAGGAGTTAGTCTCCTGGCCTTTTAATAAGCTAAATTATATTACGAAATTAATAAATACTTGAAATTTTCTGCCTGTATTTGGAGGGAATAAGAGATTATATCTAGAATATATATTATTAGGGTGAAAATTAATGTCTAATACAATTTTA
The Halonatronomonas betaini genome window above contains:
- the grdC gene encoding glycine/sarcosine/betaine reductase complex component C subunit beta, translated to MQEAVIKGSSYILAHTPNTLKVGGTTQTQARNKDSESEYLKNLDNYLRDFSEAVRYAPNQCYIGNILPDELKEISRPWYAEDNLLEEKRFGKRGEIMPEDEFYGLVQFVDVFDLVKLEEEFVKEIEPKLNDHPLLGKLDLELKGTPKEKIEELHNGSRTEPLYLGDRLVGVVKGAHESDENLSAHVIMENLMSKASGVLALLNLGERDGINLEDIEYVIECSEEACGDMNQRGGGNFAKAIAEKAGCVNATGSDTRGFCAGPAHSLINGAALVKAGVYEQVAVVAGGAVAKLGMNGKDNVKKETPVLEDTLGGFAVLITADDGVSPVLRTDALGKHTVGKGSSPQAVISALVTDGLDKAGLKMSDVDKYSVEMQNPEMTEPAGAGNVPEANYKMIAALGVKRGDLERKDLMKFVEEHGMPGFAPTQGHIPSGVPFIGPAAEMMAADKLNRAMIIGKGSLFLARMTNQFDGVSFLMEKNTGQGSKEETADKEEIKSMIAQAMRGMAESLIEDDKE
- the grdD gene encoding glycine/sarcosine/betaine reductase complex component C subunit alpha, translated to MEAKREVAAVFNELADAIESGQFGSKQRIALTTPGSEHGSKELLDGVRKLIRKRSDIQPVIIGEEGIENFDHHYADCLDDAHRIMEELFTQGEIDGAVTLHYNFPMGVATVGRVISPASGDEMIIATTTGTSATDRVEAMVRNAIAGIASAKAIGIDNPEVGVLNVEGARKVEQALNKLKDNGYEFEFATSARSDGGSVMRGNDLLLGSTDVMVCDTLTGNILMKLFSASQSGGNIEVSGYGYGPGLGPDQDNIIGIVSRASGAPVVAGAMEYMADGAKNDLTAIYNRELKSAEKAGLKDIIEDLKPKAKESTEAVKAPDKKQTGAEIAGIDVLDIETAKETLWAEDIYAETGMGCTGPVIMINEEDKADAKEILKKSGFIG
- the glgP gene encoding alpha-glucan family phosphorylase produces the protein MSKKIKETKVAYFCMEYGLDENLPIYAGGLGILAGDVLKAAKENEYPLIGIGLLWRQGYTNQIIGDDDRPVDTYPRNDHIYDLAEDTGKEITVSIKNKEVICKIYKLDCYDNSELYLLDTNHPDNDGEAKWITGQLYGWFSEERIAQEIVLGIGGIKAMRELDLDIDVYHFNEGHAALAATELIKEKRAKGATFEEALEDVREEVVFTTHTPVPQGNEEHSLKTLEYMGAFNGLTIDQMVRIGGAPFNMTVAGLRLSSVANGVAQLHGETANKMWEDVDDRAPIKAITNGVHLNTWVDQRMIDAYKDKGDLWSTHQEIKSELIDFVADKTGTELDEDKLLIGFARRAAPYKRADLIFSDLEKIRPYFEKGEIQIIFSGKAHPLDDTGKELVEILVEMTKEFPDSVVFLEDYDMEIGRMLTRGVDVWLNNPRRPKEASGTSGMKAAMNGILNVSILDGWWPEACEHGVNGWQFGDAFESEDVEEQDKHDLEALYEVLLEEVLPTYYDKKDKWKKMMRESIASTLERFNAKVMIENYYQMMYSKKVRKNADRKY